One Synergistes jonesii DNA window includes the following coding sequences:
- a CDS encoding ribose-phosphate diphosphokinase — protein MFAGIREVKIFSGRDSKNFAESICDNLGVPLSNVKTKRFADGEIAVSIEESVRGTDVYVVQPTCKPANEHLMELLIMVDALKRASAYNVNLVIPYFGYARQDRKTKAREPITAKLVANLLEKAGASRVITADLHAGQIQGFFDIPLDHLMGGPLLASYFRKKLSKEIKDDLLTVVSPDIGGVARARTFSGHIGRADLAIVDKRRLHEVANVCEVMDIIGDIKGKTCILVDDIIDTAGTIVKAAAALKERGADKVYACATHGVLSDPAIDRLKGSDIEEVVLTDTIPIPSEKKIDKIKVMSIAPLFAEALRRIHSEHSVSTLFADSEKKETK, from the coding sequence TTGTTCGCAGGAATACGGGAGGTAAAAATTTTTTCCGGAAGAGACAGCAAGAACTTCGCAGAGAGTATCTGCGATAATCTCGGCGTACCCCTTTCCAATGTGAAGACGAAGAGGTTTGCGGACGGCGAGATCGCCGTCTCCATAGAGGAGAGCGTCCGCGGCACGGACGTCTACGTGGTGCAGCCTACCTGTAAGCCGGCAAACGAGCATCTGATGGAGCTGTTGATAATGGTCGACGCGCTGAAGAGGGCGTCGGCTTACAACGTCAATCTGGTGATACCTTATTTCGGCTACGCGAGACAGGACAGAAAGACGAAGGCGCGCGAACCCATCACGGCGAAGCTCGTGGCGAATCTTCTTGAAAAGGCCGGCGCGAGCCGCGTTATAACGGCGGACCTCCACGCCGGACAGATACAGGGCTTCTTCGACATACCGCTCGACCATCTGATGGGCGGCCCGCTCCTCGCCTCCTACTTCCGTAAGAAGCTTTCGAAAGAGATAAAGGACGACCTCCTTACGGTAGTCTCCCCCGACATAGGCGGCGTAGCGCGCGCGAGGACCTTCTCCGGGCATATCGGCCGCGCGGATCTCGCCATCGTCGACAAGCGCCGTTTGCACGAAGTCGCGAACGTGTGCGAGGTGATGGATATCATCGGGGACATCAAAGGCAAGACCTGCATCCTTGTAGACGATATAATCGACACCGCTGGGACGATAGTCAAAGCGGCCGCGGCTCTCAAAGAGAGAGGAGCGGATAAAGTCTACGCCTGCGCGACGCACGGCGTGCTTTCAGATCCGGCGATCGACCGCCTGAAGGGATCCGACATCGAAGAGGTCGTCCTCACCGATACGATACCCATTCCTTCGGAGAAGAAGATCGACAAGATAAAGGTCATGTCGATAGCGCCGCTATTCGCCGAGGCTCTGAGGCGCATCCATTCGGAGCATTCGGTCAGCACTCTGTTCGCAGACAGCGAAAAGAAAGAAACAAAATAG
- the glmU gene encoding bifunctional UDP-N-acetylglucosamine diphosphorylase/glucosamine-1-phosphate N-acetyltransferase GlmU: MKQQKKSFGVLVLAAGKGTRMRSKTPKVLHTVLEEPILYYPLKAAQSAGFSESAVVVGFGGEAVSSWLESEFPKSEIIWQREQKGTAHAAKLAQRWWSSFDNVMILAGDAPLVTPETLSLFAARHKEEKKACSFLSFDLDDPTGYGRVIRGRGGVSVVEHKDATEEQRAIKEVNSGMYIFDSEALASVIDKISPRNAQGEYYLPDALSLIEEEGGSVDAIKSDAPDEFLGVNDQLQLAKAASVMRDRIVKSLMLNNGMHCMDPRSVWIGPKVKVGRDVTIHPSVQLWGDTVVEDGAFIGSFTVLKNSTVRANANLKGSVRLNDSTVGERASAGPFAFMREHAELLVNAHVGRFVEIKKSKVGKDSKVPHLSYIGDAEIGENTNIGAGTITCNYDGEKKNTTKIGRDCFVGSDTMFVAPVTVGDDVSTAAGSVITQDIPDGALGVARARQTNIEGWSRRRRHKMNK; the protein is encoded by the coding sequence ATGAAACAGCAAAAAAAATCCTTCGGGGTACTGGTTTTGGCTGCGGGGAAGGGTACCCGCATGCGCAGCAAAACTCCCAAAGTCCTTCATACGGTGCTCGAAGAGCCCATCCTTTATTATCCGCTGAAGGCCGCGCAGAGCGCTGGTTTTTCAGAGAGCGCCGTCGTCGTGGGCTTCGGCGGAGAAGCCGTCTCATCCTGGCTGGAAAGCGAATTTCCCAAAAGCGAAATAATATGGCAGCGCGAGCAGAAGGGAACCGCCCACGCCGCGAAGCTTGCGCAGCGGTGGTGGAGCTCTTTCGACAACGTGATGATTTTGGCGGGCGACGCCCCGCTTGTCACGCCCGAGACCCTTTCCCTTTTTGCCGCGCGCCACAAGGAAGAAAAAAAAGCGTGCAGCTTCCTGAGCTTCGACCTCGACGACCCGACCGGCTACGGGCGCGTGATTCGTGGACGCGGCGGAGTAAGCGTCGTCGAGCATAAGGACGCGACGGAGGAGCAGCGCGCGATAAAAGAAGTGAACAGCGGCATGTATATCTTCGACAGCGAGGCGCTTGCCTCGGTGATAGATAAGATTTCCCCGCGCAACGCGCAGGGCGAGTATTATCTGCCCGACGCGCTTTCTCTTATAGAAGAAGAGGGCGGCAGTGTGGACGCGATAAAGTCCGACGCGCCGGACGAATTCTTAGGCGTCAACGACCAGCTTCAGCTTGCAAAGGCCGCTTCCGTGATGCGCGACCGCATAGTGAAGTCCCTTATGCTGAACAACGGTATGCATTGCATGGACCCGCGGAGCGTGTGGATCGGCCCTAAGGTAAAGGTAGGGCGCGACGTGACGATCCATCCGTCGGTGCAGCTCTGGGGCGATACCGTCGTTGAGGACGGCGCCTTTATCGGAAGCTTCACCGTGCTTAAGAATTCGACGGTCCGTGCGAATGCGAACCTGAAGGGCTCCGTCAGGCTGAACGATTCGACGGTCGGAGAAAGGGCGTCGGCCGGCCCCTTCGCGTTCATGCGCGAGCACGCCGAGCTTTTGGTTAACGCTCACGTCGGCCGCTTCGTTGAGATAAAGAAGAGCAAGGTCGGCAAAGATTCTAAGGTGCCGCACCTCTCATATATAGGCGACGCCGAGATCGGCGAGAACACGAACATCGGCGCGGGCACGATCACCTGCAACTACGACGGCGAAAAGAAAAATACGACTAAAATAGGGCGGGACTGCTTCGTAGGCAGCGACACGATGTTCGTCGCGCCGGTGACCGTAGGCGACGACGTATCGACGGCGGCGGGCTCCGTGATAACTCAGGACATACCGGACGGAGCTCTCGGCGTAGCGCGCGCGCGCCAGACCAATATAGAGGGCTGGAGCCGCAGGCGCAGGCATAAGATGAACAAATAG
- a CDS encoding Fur family transcriptional regulator: protein MWAVDDGIAVLRERGAKITAQRIAILKQLQGRKDHPSAETLYKELSGDYSTMSLATLYSTAQLLEEAGLIKILSIDDKRVYFDPDTKTHGHFLCQKCGKLFDIPVDEEAIFKTATAANNDIAQIEHTEIFFYGMCTDCLKI, encoded by the coding sequence ATGTGGGCAGTTGACGATGGAATAGCCGTACTGAGGGAAAGAGGCGCTAAAATAACCGCGCAGCGAATCGCCATCTTAAAGCAGCTTCAGGGAAGAAAAGATCATCCGTCCGCCGAAACTCTCTACAAAGAGCTTTCAGGAGATTATTCGACGATGTCTCTCGCCACTCTGTACAGCACCGCGCAGCTCCTTGAAGAAGCCGGCCTGATCAAGATTCTCAGCATCGACGACAAGAGGGTCTATTTCGATCCCGATACAAAGACGCACGGCCATTTTCTCTGCCAGAAGTGCGGAAAACTTTTTGATATCCCGGTCGACGAAGAAGCGATATTCAAAACGGCCACCGCGGCTAACAACGATATCGCTCAGATCGAACACACCGAGATCTTCTTCTACGGAATGTGCACCGACTGCCTGAAGATCTGA
- the mrtS gene encoding Synerg-CTERM system glutamic-type intramembrane protease MrtS, giving the protein MSAVISFCAGAFLLYWPYLWCMYRKEDPGAYGLRWEFDRRDIMQTLAVSALILSFLTIVAVNWPWDELPRRRGLWEALNLGASGLAAAVIEETFFRGWLQPTFEKKLGPYAAIVVTNLIFAPLHLIAAPRLISLCTFFPGVVMGLLKHRYKNLTPPALFHFIGNVWAIWFFPTSIGF; this is encoded by the coding sequence ATGAGCGCTGTCATATCGTTCTGTGCCGGCGCCTTTCTGCTTTACTGGCCGTATCTCTGGTGCATGTACAGAAAGGAAGACCCCGGCGCCTACGGCCTCCGCTGGGAGTTCGATAGGCGCGATATAATGCAGACACTCGCCGTGTCTGCATTAATTTTGTCTTTCCTCACGATCGTCGCGGTGAATTGGCCGTGGGACGAACTCCCGCGCAGGCGCGGGCTGTGGGAAGCGTTGAACCTCGGAGCGTCTGGGCTCGCGGCCGCCGTCATCGAAGAAACTTTTTTCCGCGGATGGCTGCAGCCGACGTTTGAAAAAAAGCTCGGCCCTTACGCCGCGATCGTAGTCACCAATCTTATATTCGCGCCGCTGCACCTTATCGCGGCGCCGCGGCTCATATCGCTGTGCACCTTTTTCCCCGGAGTCGTCATGGGTCTGCTGAAGCATCGCTATAAAAACCTCACGCCGCCGGCGCTCTTTCATTTTATCGGGAACGTCTGGGCGATATGGTTCTTCCCGACATCTATCGGTTTTTGA
- a CDS encoding UTP--glucose-1-phosphate uridylyltransferase, whose protein sequence is MSEVRYKPVKKAVFPVAGLGTRFLPATKDVPKEMMTLIDRPLIHHGVDEAVASGCTQIMFVTGQGKESIRRYFEPSEELVAALRERGKEDLAEKVDGIHKLAEFHYAYQQKPLGLGHAVLCAEEFCKGEFFGLILPDDVMAAKPTVLRQLEAVAEKYDSSVLCVEKVAESEVSRYGIVAAEEVEEGVYRVKGLVEKPRPADAPSNLAIMGRYLLSPSIFGCLKRIKRGAGGEYQLTDALSLLLEEEPLYALLYNGSRLDCGVKEGWIKATVVKALEDPKLRKIVIKAVKESGALL, encoded by the coding sequence ATGTCTGAGGTCCGCTACAAGCCGGTAAAGAAAGCGGTATTCCCCGTGGCCGGGCTGGGGACGAGATTCCTCCCCGCGACTAAGGATGTGCCGAAGGAAATGATGACGCTAATCGACAGGCCGCTCATACACCACGGGGTCGACGAGGCGGTCGCCTCCGGCTGCACGCAGATAATGTTCGTCACCGGGCAGGGCAAGGAAAGCATACGCCGCTACTTCGAGCCGTCGGAGGAGCTGGTCGCTGCCCTGCGCGAGCGCGGCAAGGAGGACCTCGCGGAAAAGGTCGACGGCATACATAAGCTCGCGGAATTCCATTACGCCTATCAGCAGAAGCCCCTCGGCCTCGGCCATGCGGTGCTCTGCGCGGAAGAATTCTGCAAAGGCGAATTTTTCGGGCTGATCCTGCCCGACGACGTGATGGCGGCGAAGCCTACCGTGCTGCGCCAGCTTGAAGCGGTCGCGGAAAAATATGATTCCTCCGTGCTCTGCGTGGAAAAGGTCGCGGAAAGCGAAGTATCGCGCTACGGCATAGTCGCCGCCGAAGAGGTCGAAGAGGGGGTCTACCGCGTCAAGGGGCTCGTCGAAAAGCCGCGCCCGGCGGACGCGCCGTCGAATCTCGCAATAATGGGGCGCTACCTTCTCTCGCCGTCGATATTCGGCTGCCTTAAAAGAATAAAGCGTGGCGCCGGCGGAGAATATCAGCTCACAGACGCGCTCTCGCTGCTGCTCGAAGAAGAGCCGCTCTACGCCCTCCTCTACAACGGCAGCCGCCTCGACTGCGGCGTCAAAGAGGGTTGGATAAAGGCGACGGTCGTAAAGGCGCTCGAAGACCCCAAGCTGAGAAAAATAGTAATAAAAGCCGTTAAGGAAAGCGGAGCGCTCCTCTAA